A region of Haladaptatus caseinilyticus DNA encodes the following proteins:
- a CDS encoding glycosyltransferase family protein has product MSNTRTNTDNYGDRVETVFSRLYEGFLSTLFSGHRRIVFIFTTSLLMSGVYLVTHPYPAYGAGLFLKTAETIASQNYALPTHVAGYTSSGVPFAYPPLAFYATALLLEAGVPPLVITRAIPALVTSIAFVPYYFLAREFLPSPRRAGIAALIATITPMLLQWHLSAGGIVRAPAFLILLSGLYVGIRLFRHGRRSTLFAALILFGAIILTHPTYSVFFGVSYLLFFLIEDRSIRGLLSGSIVAGGGLMIASPWIVQVVTSHGFSVFTSAAGTHGGLGAGVMMFFERLDDPFVSFPAAALWYVLLCLGIYYVVTRRQYFLPAWFVAAVFLMDEIRFAFIPGVMIIAVGLTDIVPVIHARFRNSHRTVTSHVVVPALILGLLACLGVMYVGGYSVASQSSMPAFIDHEDTEAMAWARSETESDAQFVVLGDAAEWFPYFSDRTILVGPWGVEWKTPEAYQYQKDSYITLSECHTAQCLTANLQTQPKQPDYLYIPKGQYTVRGQTAFQTSEMYRSLERSDRYRIVHENEGVLVVRTVGTN; this is encoded by the coding sequence ATGAGTAACACAAGAACGAATACTGATAACTATGGTGACCGAGTGGAGACTGTTTTCAGCAGACTCTATGAAGGCTTCTTGTCCACCCTCTTTAGTGGACATCGCCGGATCGTCTTCATTTTCACTACTTCCCTTTTGATGAGCGGTGTCTATCTCGTTACACACCCATATCCGGCGTACGGTGCTGGACTTTTCCTCAAAACGGCCGAAACCATCGCGAGCCAAAACTATGCGCTTCCAACACACGTGGCCGGATATACTTCCAGCGGTGTTCCCTTCGCGTATCCTCCACTCGCATTCTACGCTACCGCGCTGCTCCTCGAGGCCGGTGTTCCCCCACTCGTAATCACGCGTGCGATTCCTGCACTTGTCACCTCCATCGCATTCGTTCCGTACTATTTCCTCGCTCGCGAATTTCTTCCATCGCCGAGGCGAGCGGGGATTGCAGCCCTTATCGCTACCATCACTCCCATGCTGCTTCAGTGGCATCTCTCGGCGGGCGGAATCGTTCGTGCGCCAGCTTTCTTGATTCTCCTTTCGGGACTCTACGTTGGCATTCGATTATTCCGTCACGGACGACGATCTACACTGTTCGCTGCATTGATACTCTTCGGTGCAATAATTTTGACACACCCGACATATTCCGTCTTTTTCGGCGTGAGTTACCTCCTCTTTTTCCTCATCGAGGATCGGTCGATCAGGGGGTTACTCAGTGGGAGTATCGTCGCTGGAGGTGGTCTGATGATCGCTAGTCCCTGGATCGTACAGGTCGTTACGTCGCATGGATTTTCCGTTTTCACATCAGCGGCTGGTACCCACGGTGGGTTGGGTGCTGGAGTGATGATGTTTTTCGAACGTCTCGATGACCCCTTTGTTAGCTTCCCTGCCGCTGCTTTGTGGTATGTACTCCTCTGTCTTGGAATCTACTACGTAGTTACCAGACGACAGTATTTCCTTCCCGCTTGGTTCGTGGCCGCTGTTTTTTTGATGGACGAGATACGGTTCGCGTTCATCCCCGGTGTTATGATTATCGCCGTCGGGCTGACCGATATCGTGCCAGTGATCCACGCCCGATTTCGGAATTCACATCGGACGGTCACATCACACGTCGTTGTTCCGGCGCTCATACTCGGATTGCTCGCATGCCTTGGTGTCATGTACGTCGGTGGGTACTCGGTAGCAAGCCAATCGTCGATGCCAGCGTTTATCGATCACGAAGACACCGAAGCGATGGCCTGGGCACGGTCGGAGACGGAATCCGATGCACAGTTCGTGGTTCTCGGCGATGCCGCGGAATGGTTTCCGTATTTCTCAGATCGGACGATTCTGGTCGGTCCGTGGGGCGTCGAGTGGAAAACACCGGAGGCATATCAGTACCAGAAGGATTCCTATATCACTCTCTCTGAGTGTCACACTGCGCAGTGTTTGACGGCCAATCTCCAGACGCAGCCCAAACAACCGGACTATCTCTACATCCCGAAAGGGCAGTATACGGTTCGGGGACAGACTGCCTTCCAAACTAGCGAGATGTATCGCTCACTCGAACGAAGCGATCGATATCGAATCGTACACGAGAACGAAGGCGTACTCGTCGTTCGAACTGTCGGTACGAATTGA